A single region of the Vicia villosa cultivar HV-30 ecotype Madison, WI linkage group LG4, Vvil1.0, whole genome shotgun sequence genome encodes:
- the LOC131596810 gene encoding uncharacterized protein LOC131596810, with product MVAGRNGDINVEAVMRWTSAIGQAPHESDGNGRKDEFRVFGDFRKCNPLIFEGKYGPDKAQAWMRDIEKLFQVMNCTDVQKVRCAWKERNEVLKLKRGRGQSSGKPYDDKREQSDFGKKLSGGGTSTLLKCFGCGIEGHHAVDCDRTHVTCFKCNKIGHKAHKCRIGSSEIYYNCGERGHISTKCDNPKKERAEGKGIALSGAEIMAKDELI from the exons atggttgcaggaaggaatggtgacattaatgttgaggcagtaATGAGGTGGACtagtgcgattggacaagcgccgcacGAGAGTGATGGTAatggaagaaaggatgaattTCGTGTTTTTGGAGATTTCCGAAAGTGCAATCCGCTGATctttgaaggaaagtatggaccAGACAAAGCACAGGCATGGATGAGAGATATTGAGAAGTTATTTCAAGTCATGaattgtactgatgtacagaaggtacg atgtgcgtggaaagaaagaaatgAGGTTCTAAAGTTGAAGCGAGGAAGAGGACAATCCAGCGGGAAACCATATGATGACAAGAGAGAACAATCTGAttttggcaagaagctaagtgggggaggaacTTCTACTCTACTTAAGTGTTTCGGATGTGGTATTGAAGGTCATCATGCCGTTGATTGTGATAGGACTCATGTGACATGTTTCAAGTGCAACAAGATTGGTCACAAAGCACACAAGTGTAGAATTGGTTCGAGTGAGATttattacaattgtggtgagcgaggtcacattagtaccaaatGTGATAATCCAAAGAAGGAGCGAGCAGAAGGGAAAGGgattgcgttgtctggtgctgagatCATGGCTAAGGATGAGCTAATCTGA